A single genomic interval of Flavobacterium sp. N2820 harbors:
- a CDS encoding TIGR04255 family protein, translating to MDIPSSINPNRLKNSIIEVFIDYNEPFEILFGDFYNNVLKNGQYKNIEISSENSSTEDLTTKKILFYNENIKFVFSENKLVINCNEKYESWSIFFPEIKNVFSFLNLNSNIIITKIGLRYISEYPGIDLKENMKFEFKFGFPEIISNSYSFNTEFNYKDSLAILTIRNQIPFNNKSNKNEVIKVSLIDIDIVKDNLNLKIEEIDNIFDSISKSHTYEKEIFFNILREDFIKLLNPQY from the coding sequence ATGGATATACCTAGTAGTATTAACCCTAATAGATTAAAAAATTCTATTATAGAGGTTTTTATAGATTACAATGAACCTTTTGAGATTTTGTTTGGCGATTTTTATAACAATGTTTTAAAAAATGGTCAATACAAAAATATCGAAATAAGTAGTGAAAATTCGTCAACAGAGGATTTAACTACAAAAAAAATATTGTTTTATAATGAAAATATTAAGTTTGTTTTTTCAGAAAATAAATTAGTAATCAATTGTAATGAAAAATATGAAAGTTGGTCTATATTTTTTCCTGAAATTAAGAATGTCTTTTCTTTTTTAAATTTAAACTCTAACATAATTATTACCAAAATTGGTTTAAGATACATAAGCGAATATCCTGGTATAGATTTAAAAGAAAACATGAAGTTTGAATTTAAATTTGGTTTTCCAGAAATTATATCAAATTCTTATTCATTTAATACTGAATTCAATTATAAAGATTCATTAGCTATATTAACTATTAGAAATCAGATACCATTTAATAACAAATCTAACAAAAATGAAGTTATTAAGGTTTCTTTAATTGATATTGATATTGTTAAAGATAATTTAAATTTAAAAATAGAAGAAATTGATAATATCTTCGACTCAATTAGTAAAAGCCATACCTACGAAAAAGAAATATTTTTTAATATATTAAGAGAAGATTTTATTAAATTATTAAATCCTCAATACTAG
- a CDS encoding DUF6804 family protein — translation MQTAIKLILTILLFGCLIDFPYGYYQFVRFAALVGFGYLAYCSNQQEYKNEAFIYLVLAILFQPFIKIALGRTIWNIVDVVVGIGLIVSLFLSKHTNK, via the coding sequence ATGCAAACAGCTATTAAACTAATCCTAACCATTCTCCTTTTCGGTTGTCTCATCGATTTTCCTTACGGTTATTATCAATTCGTTCGTTTTGCTGCGTTGGTAGGTTTTGGTTATTTGGCTTATTGTTCAAATCAACAAGAGTATAAAAATGAAGCATTTATTTATCTTGTTTTAGCCATTTTATTTCAACCTTTTATTAAAATTGCATTAGGGAGAACTATTTGGAATATAGTGGATGTAGTTGTTGGAATTGGATTAATAGTTTCATTATTTTTATCGAAACATACTAACAAATGA
- a CDS encoding DUF4407 domain-containing protein has protein sequence MEKRIHKKFFRFLLTCSGEDMLILEKCNQRIRDRFAFLGFFVLLIFIGCFFSASFFVYSMFDGAFWISLPVGIIWGFIVVNLYLLLLHTISPPIIPLSTKNKKSKTISFNFFNLSMLLRIGFMMLLAIIIAQPLNVFLLSKSVQDDIAKHKVIERVKMFSLTNKGLIKNELQALNEFKSKVLFFSNPSEEHDLKSKIAIIESKVISDSLFLKESLFKIRRINQLDEQLFLNNKEQQEKELLINDIEINLNNELTSDNQFIANISISYISNSYYKMFNAFVSNFKNILIEKNENYQNLNSILDKSNFYVKTIQLLLIKNPFSWILTILVCSIFLIPIYTKYKVRDLCARLFNIERNNSDFIKLREQLIQTTNFSWLSSTILKSKIQDYNTSDYYFHRMLIEHKIILDEYEIIKQKFSIILSERIKEYNKESLKRILPLLEKLKDINPQKYKILVEDIYKEYSLAHVEKFEYWLDSPFRTIRPSINVVKNNEKEFLDFIYNLEE, from the coding sequence ATGGAGAAAAGAATTCATAAAAAGTTTTTTCGCTTTCTATTAACTTGTTCAGGTGAAGATATGCTAATACTTGAAAAGTGTAATCAACGTATTCGAGACAGATTTGCGTTTCTTGGCTTTTTTGTGTTACTTATTTTCATTGGTTGCTTTTTTAGTGCATCATTTTTTGTGTATTCCATGTTTGATGGTGCTTTCTGGATAAGTTTACCAGTTGGAATCATTTGGGGATTTATTGTAGTAAATCTATATTTATTGTTATTGCATACTATATCACCTCCAATTATTCCTTTAAGTACAAAAAATAAGAAATCAAAAACTATTTCTTTTAATTTTTTTAATCTTTCAATGTTATTACGTATTGGGTTTATGATGTTATTAGCTATAATTATTGCCCAACCACTGAATGTTTTTTTGTTATCCAAAAGTGTACAAGATGATATTGCAAAGCATAAAGTCATTGAAAGGGTAAAAATGTTTTCACTCACTAACAAAGGATTGATAAAAAATGAATTACAAGCCTTAAATGAATTTAAAAGTAAAGTATTGTTTTTTTCAAATCCAAGTGAAGAACATGATTTAAAAAGTAAAATAGCTATTATCGAATCTAAAGTTATAAGTGATAGCTTATTTTTGAAAGAATCATTGTTTAAAATTAGAAGAATTAATCAATTAGATGAACAATTATTTTTAAATAATAAAGAACAGCAAGAAAAAGAATTATTAATTAATGACATAGAGATTAATTTAAACAATGAACTAACTTCAGATAATCAATTTATTGCAAATATTTCAATAAGTTATATTTCAAATAGTTACTATAAAATGTTTAATGCATTTGTCTCTAATTTTAAAAATATCCTTATTGAAAAAAACGAAAATTATCAAAATTTAAATTCAATTCTTGATAAAAGTAATTTTTATGTTAAAACGATTCAATTATTATTAATTAAAAATCCTTTTTCATGGATTTTAACAATACTAGTTTGTTCTATTTTTTTAATTCCAATCTATACAAAATACAAAGTAAGAGATTTATGTGCTAGGTTATTTAATATTGAAAGGAATAATTCAGATTTTATTAAATTAAGAGAACAACTTATTCAAACCACTAATTTTAGTTGGTTATCAAGTACCATTTTAAAAAGTAAAATTCAGGATTATAATACTTCGGATTATTATTTTCATAGAATGCTAATTGAACATAAAATCATTTTAGATGAATATGAAATAATAAAACAAAAGTTTTCGATTATTCTTTCAGAAAGAATTAAAGAATACAATAAAGAATCGTTAAAGCGAATATTACCCTTATTGGAGAAATTAAAAGATATTAATCCACAGAAATACAAAATATTAGTAGAAGATATTTATAAAGAATACTCTTTAGCTCATGTAGAAAAATTTGAATATTGGTTGGATTCTCCATTTAGAACAATTAGACCTTCAATCAATGTCGTTAAAAATAATGAAAAAGAGTTTTTAGATTTCATTTATAATTTAGAAGAATAA
- a CDS encoding ice-binding family protein, translating into MLLFLYPLIPVYAQCTPPMGTAANFAVFTTIGAISNVGITSIDGDIGSNSGAISGFESSTISGTVYNADSVTQSAAMDLAVAYIAFQNITATNTTHAPAFGSGETILPGVYSIGGAGSIAGVLTLDGQNDPSAKFILKFGGAFTSGASASILLTNGAQPNNIYWIVNGAVSLAANTSMSGTIITNAAISIGVGNFLNCKLFSTDGAIATYETTLTINGIDNTSTLYYADADLDGYGNVTSSSCYMLAGYVLNHSDCDDTNILVNPNAIEIYGNGIDDNCNGSIDSDTSICGVSTIWNGTEWSNGTPTYEKSVIFSGAYTSTSDIYACAILITNNATLTLNHTLFIYDAITIDNGSYCIANNNNNIIQINPLATNTGNLMVHRNTSTIVRLDHTLWSSPVSGQNLYAFSPETLTHRFYTYDTLTNTYLSSTLSNASEFLAGKGYAIRAPNNQSANIPAEWTGSFYGVPNNGTIPFNVIHSPSNYFNLLGNPYPSTLDAELFVNDNEATIEGTLYFYEHTLTMDANGIFPTGTNYATWNATGGTAATAVDINHPDYHTPSVIPNGSIQVGQGFFVMAKNNGTVNFTNTTYQ; encoded by the coding sequence ATGCTTCTATTTTTATACCCTCTAATCCCAGTTTATGCACAATGTACACCTCCAATGGGTACTGCGGCTAATTTTGCAGTTTTTACTACAATTGGCGCAATTAGCAACGTTGGCATAACTTCAATTGATGGAGATATTGGTTCAAATTCTGGAGCAATTTCTGGCTTTGAGTCCTCAACAATCTCTGGAACCGTTTATAATGCGGATAGTGTTACTCAGTCTGCTGCTATGGATTTAGCGGTAGCCTATATCGCATTTCAAAACATAACAGCCACAAATACAACACATGCACCTGCTTTTGGAAGCGGAGAAACCATTTTACCCGGTGTATACAGCATTGGTGGTGCGGGTTCTATTGCGGGTGTGCTTACTTTAGATGGTCAAAATGATCCCAGTGCAAAATTTATTCTAAAATTTGGAGGTGCTTTTACCAGTGGTGCAAGTGCTTCAATACTACTTACTAATGGTGCACAACCTAACAATATTTATTGGATAGTGAACGGTGCAGTATCACTTGCAGCAAATACTTCAATGTCTGGTACCATCATTACAAATGCAGCAATTTCGATTGGAGTTGGTAATTTTTTAAACTGTAAATTGTTTTCTACTGATGGAGCTATAGCAACTTATGAAACAACACTAACTATAAACGGTATAGATAATACCTCCACCCTATATTATGCCGACGCTGACCTTGATGGATATGGCAATGTTACTAGTTCATCTTGCTATATGTTGGCTGGGTATGTTTTAAACCATTCTGATTGTGATGATACAAATATCTTAGTAAATCCCAATGCCATAGAAATATATGGCAACGGAATAGATGATAATTGTAATGGTAGTATTGATTCAGATACAAGCATTTGTGGGGTGTCTACTATATGGAATGGTACTGAATGGAGTAATGGAACGCCAACCTATGAAAAATCGGTCATCTTTTCTGGAGCATACACCTCAACCTCAGATATTTATGCTTGCGCCATTTTAATAACGAATAACGCAACATTAACTTTAAATCATACGCTTTTTATATATGATGCCATTACAATAGACAATGGTAGTTACTGCATAGCAAACAACAACAACAATATTATTCAAATCAATCCTTTAGCCACAAACACGGGGAACTTAATGGTTCATCGAAATACATCTACTATCGTTAGATTAGACCACACGTTATGGTCATCACCCGTTTCTGGACAAAATTTGTATGCTTTTTCTCCCGAAACGCTTACACATCGTTTCTATACGTATGATACCTTAACGAATACGTATCTAAGTTCAACTCTTTCTAATGCCTCTGAATTTTTAGCTGGAAAAGGATATGCCATTAGAGCACCCAATAACCAATCGGCTAATATCCCAGCTGAATGGACGGGCTCTTTTTATGGTGTGCCAAATAATGGAACTATTCCGTTTAATGTTATTCATTCGCCAAGTAATTATTTCAATTTACTAGGAAATCCATATCCTTCTACACTAGATGCCGAACTCTTTGTTAACGATAACGAAGCAACTATAGAAGGTACATTGTATTTCTATGAACATACGCTTACCATGGATGCCAATGGAATATTTCCAACAGGTACAAACTATGCGACTTGGAATGCTACTGGAGGAACCGCAGCCACTGCTGTAGACATTAATCACCCTGATTATCACACGCCATCGGTTATTCCAAACGGTAGCATACAAGTGGGACAAGGCTTTTTTGTAATGGCAAAAAACAATGGAACAGTCAACTTTACCAATACAACGTACCAATAA
- a CDS encoding endonuclease/exonuclease/phosphatase family protein: MKKLIFLFFFTSTTLFSQVKLLSWNVENLGSSKSEEDISFIVNTINAYDVVALQEIVAGDGGAQAVAKLVDELNRKGSKWDYAISDPTSSSTYKTERYAFLWKTNKVKKKGEAWLEKKYHLEIDREPYYCTFEYQNKPFTVVNFHAITKSKQPETEIKYFKFLPAQYPTLNLLFVGDFNCPQSHTVFNPLKKMGYASVFVNQKTTLKRECFNDECLASEFDTIWYNTSKIMFVNAKVIHFYKSFENLNEARQISDHIPIFFEFNVKE, from the coding sequence ATGAAAAAACTCATTTTTTTATTTTTTTTTACTTCGACTACACTTTTCTCCCAAGTCAAACTCCTTTCTTGGAATGTAGAAAATTTAGGGAGTTCAAAATCAGAAGAGGATATTTCTTTTATTGTAAACACCATCAACGCGTATGATGTAGTGGCGTTACAAGAAATTGTTGCTGGTGATGGTGGTGCGCAAGCTGTAGCTAAATTAGTCGATGAACTCAATAGGAAAGGTTCAAAATGGGATTATGCCATAAGTGACCCAACCAGTAGTAGTACCTACAAAACGGAACGGTATGCTTTTTTATGGAAAACAAATAAAGTTAAAAAGAAAGGTGAGGCTTGGTTGGAGAAAAAATACCATTTAGAAATCGATAGAGAGCCTTATTATTGTACGTTTGAATACCAAAATAAGCCCTTTACAGTCGTTAATTTTCATGCTATAACGAAGAGTAAACAACCTGAAACAGAAATCAAATATTTTAAGTTTTTGCCTGCTCAATATCCAACATTGAATTTGCTTTTCGTAGGTGATTTTAATTGTCCACAATCGCACACGGTTTTTAATCCTTTGAAGAAAATGGGGTATGCATCGGTTTTTGTAAATCAAAAAACCACTTTAAAAAGAGAATGCTTTAACGATGAGTGTCTGGCTTCTGAATTTGATACTATTTGGTATAATACTTCAAAAATCATGTTTGTCAATGCTAAAGTAATTCATTTTTATAAATCTTTTGAAAACTTAAATGAAGCTAGACAAATTTCAGATCATATTCCCATTTTTTTTGAATTTAATGTCAAAGAATAA
- a CDS encoding response regulator yields the protein MFKKVLIAEDFDSINIAVKQTLESLGVEEIQYAKYCDEALLKFKKAKQDHVPFDLLISDLSFVADYRTVVISSGEKLIAAIKTIDPELKVIVYSVEDKAYTIQKLFEIHKIGAFVHKGRNSISQLKTAIETLLYGKTFLSPDLASTLQDKTGKEIDHYDITLLSHLANGVSVEEMEGVFKKLNISPNSKSTIEKRVAKLKDYFKASNTVHLIAITKDLGII from the coding sequence ATGTTTAAAAAAGTTTTAATAGCAGAAGATTTCGACAGTATTAATATAGCCGTAAAACAAACCCTAGAATCACTTGGAGTTGAAGAAATACAGTATGCTAAATATTGCGATGAAGCGTTATTAAAATTCAAAAAAGCAAAACAAGATCATGTGCCTTTTGATTTGTTAATTAGTGATTTATCGTTTGTAGCCGATTATAGAACGGTCGTAATTTCGTCAGGCGAAAAACTTATAGCGGCCATTAAAACAATTGATCCAGAACTTAAGGTTATTGTTTATTCGGTAGAAGATAAAGCGTATACCATTCAAAAGCTTTTTGAAATACACAAAATTGGAGCGTTTGTGCATAAGGGAAGAAATAGTATTAGCCAACTCAAAACGGCTATTGAAACGTTACTCTATGGAAAAACATTTCTTTCACCTGATTTGGCCAGCACTTTACAAGATAAAACAGGTAAAGAAATCGACCACTACGACATCACTTTACTATCGCATTTAGCCAATGGTGTTTCGGTTGAAGAGATGGAAGGGGTATTTAAAAAACTAAACATTTCACCCAATAGTAAAAGTACTATTGAGAAGCGTGTGGCAAAACTCAAAGATTACTTCAAGGCAAGCAATACGGTTCATTTAATTGCTATCACCAAAGATTTAGGTATCATCTAA
- a CDS encoding SH3 domain-containing protein: MKKILLSLFLILVSNGMFSQSYLGTITKQVNFREEPSVDDNIISSLKPNTQIFIVSLETENDYYNVIDIATDREGYVHKSYVKIGKVVNKSDQSVFTPNGKSSDYDSEVKIFNNTSKTLTLKMNTEVYRFAAYETKNIKLIPGEYDFRASAPGVIPYIGTETLNSSQAYSWQFYIRTSLR; this comes from the coding sequence ATGAAAAAAATACTGCTCTCATTATTTTTAATTTTAGTATCAAACGGAATGTTTAGCCAATCCTATCTTGGTACAATTACGAAACAAGTTAATTTTAGAGAAGAACCAAGCGTTGATGACAACATTATTAGTTCATTAAAACCAAATACTCAAATTTTTATTGTTTCACTTGAAACAGAAAATGATTATTACAATGTAATTGACATTGCTACAGATAGAGAAGGATATGTACATAAGTCATATGTTAAAATTGGAAAAGTAGTTAATAAAAGTGATCAAAGTGTTTTTACTCCAAATGGAAAGTCATCTGATTACGATTCTGAAGTAAAAATATTTAATAATACAAGTAAAACACTTACTCTTAAAATGAATACTGAGGTATATCGTTTTGCGGCCTATGAAACAAAGAATATAAAATTAATACCTGGTGAATATGATTTTAGAGCTTCAGCTCCCGGAGTTATTCCTTACATTGGAACAGAGACATTAAATAGTAGTCAAGCTTATTCTTGGCAATTTTATATAAGAACTAGTTTGAGATAA
- a CDS encoding DUF4407 domain-containing protein, translated as MTRDYYQLPKAGKIMQFLWKCAGGDKYLLERATYSDQIKYMCLGGIVFATGAMAGLAGGYAFYTIFSPKSSDVINKTKTIVNTIDNVSVDTTTIILSIVFGIIWGLIIFNIDRFIVTSTGKGDGTEEITWLEFKTAIPRILMGMIIAITISKPIEIRMFQTEINLAVQKEQEKEKNSLIAQANTNYEAKVKEIKVKLGQLQTTIDEKNRQVADLRIEISKEITGKNNNGDGFGPRAKELERQAVLLETQIEALENTQEYKNSLQDRRSYELQKQKDIAIAEKKGASLDGLLIRIQKAHEIAGFWISLFITLLFMAIELTPIFFKLMLTKTTYDYLAENRDELIKADYGIEVQYDKYKDKEGVERHLVINHEAEKLIYEKIKVTEIQKELTDYAVQKYKEREMKKIDENLDNYISTINNGEKNS; from the coding sequence ATGACACGCGATTATTATCAATTACCTAAAGCTGGAAAAATAATGCAATTTCTGTGGAAATGTGCTGGAGGAGATAAATATTTGTTAGAACGAGCTACATACTCAGACCAAATTAAATATATGTGCTTAGGAGGTATTGTATTTGCCACAGGTGCAATGGCAGGACTAGCAGGAGGATATGCGTTTTATACTATTTTTTCTCCAAAGTCCTCTGATGTTATAAATAAAACTAAAACAATTGTAAACACAATTGATAATGTTTCAGTAGATACAACTACTATAATATTATCAATTGTTTTTGGTATTATTTGGGGATTGATAATTTTTAATATAGATAGATTTATAGTTACTAGTACAGGTAAAGGTGATGGTACGGAGGAAATTACTTGGTTAGAATTTAAAACTGCTATTCCCAGAATTTTGATGGGTATGATTATCGCTATTACTATTTCAAAACCAATTGAGATAAGAATGTTTCAAACGGAAATTAATTTAGCTGTTCAAAAAGAACAAGAAAAAGAAAAAAATTCGTTAATCGCACAAGCCAATACAAATTATGAGGCGAAAGTGAAGGAAATTAAAGTGAAGTTAGGACAGTTACAAACAACAATTGATGAAAAAAATAGACAAGTTGCGGATTTAAGAATTGAAATATCTAAAGAAATTACTGGAAAGAACAATAATGGAGATGGTTTTGGACCAAGAGCTAAAGAATTAGAAAGACAAGCAGTTTTATTAGAAACACAAATAGAAGCCTTAGAAAATACTCAAGAGTATAAGAACTCCTTGCAAGACAGAAGAAGTTATGAACTTCAAAAACAAAAAGATATTGCAATTGCCGAAAAGAAAGGAGCTTCGTTAGATGGGTTATTAATAAGAATTCAAAAAGCTCATGAAATTGCAGGCTTTTGGATTTCTCTTTTCATTACTTTACTTTTTATGGCAATTGAGTTAACCCCAATATTTTTTAAATTAATGTTAACTAAAACAACCTATGATTATTTAGCAGAAAATAGAGATGAGTTAATTAAAGCAGATTATGGTATTGAAGTGCAATATGATAAATATAAAGACAAAGAAGGAGTAGAAAGACACCTTGTTATTAATCATGAAGCTGAAAAATTAATATATGAAAAAATAAAAGTTACAGAAATCCAAAAAGAATTAACTGATTATGCTGTTCAAAAATATAAAGAACGTGAAATGAAAAAAATCGATGAAAATTTAGATAATTATATTTCAACCATAAATAATGGAGAAAAGAATTCATAA
- a CDS encoding tetratricopeptide repeat protein, translated as MSFPKLLCFVFVFLFISCEPKETTSAPLDAHLKIAESLYNSNKQNEAYVYYNKSLDFNLANENNKRASYCLLQMANIEHSESDYIHSEISATRAIALFDEHTSVAYQTNALNVLGQNYTQLSNFEDALKVYHQVLRIDPDELTACITKNNIAYVYSKMGNYQAAIALLSSIENNKVLAQNPLHYARVLHNKGYYLYHVNDTNALSYLLKGLKIREQQQDDSQTVSSYMRLAAFYETSHPEDAYAWAQKAYAAATKASIADDRLEALDLLYKTTTDVTLKNKYYADFFTINDSLNKSRQKAKNQFAKIKFDAEKEVAKRKEYQAKMYLYIILLLCSILLFFLMYRFTLRKNRKKIKETAYLTETRIAKKLHDELANDVHNTIAFAETQDLEQPMNKETLLENLDTIYHRTRNISNENKDIDTGELYLEKLKAMLATYNSSDRNVIVNMDAFNHLKTSKEVKVIVYRVLQELMVNMKKHSHCSLASISIKSNKNSLQINYSDNGIGTDNLLNLKNGLQNAENRILSIHGIINFDTAPGKGFKVKIEIPK; from the coding sequence ATGAGTTTCCCTAAATTATTGTGTTTTGTTTTTGTATTCCTTTTTATTTCGTGTGAACCTAAAGAAACGACTTCCGCGCCTTTAGATGCGCACTTAAAAATTGCGGAATCACTTTACAATAGTAATAAGCAAAATGAGGCGTATGTCTATTATAATAAATCGCTAGATTTTAATTTGGCAAACGAAAACAATAAGAGAGCTTCTTATTGTTTGCTTCAAATGGCTAATATTGAGCATTCGGAATCCGATTATATCCACAGTGAAATTTCTGCAACCCGTGCCATTGCTTTATTTGATGAACATACTTCTGTTGCTTATCAAACGAATGCTTTAAATGTATTGGGACAAAATTACACCCAACTTTCAAATTTTGAAGATGCTTTAAAAGTATATCATCAAGTGCTTCGTATTGATCCTGATGAACTTACGGCTTGTATTACAAAAAACAATATTGCTTACGTGTATTCAAAAATGGGTAACTATCAAGCCGCAATTGCGCTTTTATCTTCGATTGAAAACAATAAAGTTTTGGCTCAAAATCCGCTGCATTATGCCCGAGTACTTCACAACAAAGGCTACTATTTATATCATGTAAACGATACAAATGCCTTATCCTATTTATTGAAGGGATTAAAAATTAGAGAACAGCAACAAGACGATTCGCAAACTGTTTCGTCCTACATGCGTTTGGCGGCTTTTTATGAAACAAGTCATCCCGAAGATGCTTATGCATGGGCACAAAAAGCGTATGCCGCTGCTACGAAGGCGTCCATTGCAGATGATCGTCTTGAAGCCTTGGATTTATTGTATAAAACCACAACCGATGTTACCTTAAAAAACAAGTATTATGCTGACTTTTTTACTATAAACGACAGTTTGAACAAAAGCCGACAAAAAGCAAAAAACCAATTTGCGAAAATTAAATTTGATGCAGAGAAAGAAGTAGCCAAGCGAAAAGAATATCAAGCAAAAATGTATCTCTACATTATTTTATTGCTGTGTTCTATTTTACTGTTTTTTCTAATGTATCGGTTTACCCTTCGAAAAAATCGTAAAAAGATTAAAGAGACCGCTTATTTAACCGAAACACGAATAGCAAAAAAATTGCACGATGAATTAGCAAATGATGTTCACAACACGATTGCATTTGCCGAAACACAAGATTTAGAACAGCCAATGAATAAAGAAACGTTGTTGGAAAATTTAGACACTATTTATCACCGAACCAGAAATATTTCAAATGAAAATAAAGACATCGATACAGGTGAATTATATCTTGAAAAATTAAAAGCTATGCTTGCCACTTATAATTCTTCTGATCGAAATGTAATTGTAAATATGGATGCTTTTAACCATTTAAAAACTTCGAAGGAGGTAAAAGTAATTGTCTATCGAGTGCTTCAAGAATTAATGGTTAATATGAAAAAGCACAGCCATTGTTCGTTAGCGAGTATTTCAATTAAATCCAACAAGAACTCTTTGCAAATCAACTATTCTGACAACGGGATTGGAACAGATAACTTATTAAATTTAAAAAACGGACTCCAAAATGCGGAAAACCGTATTCTTTCTATTCATGGAATCATTAATTTTGACACTGCACCTGGAAAAGGGTTTAAAGTGAAGATTGAGATTCCAAAATAA
- a CDS encoding ABC transporter permease, protein MTTRTKSLEAYKKAIRAQYEIEKQGKYSSFLSNPSRAKLRQLCEERLKETHEKEDRLSFNLVFGFEYEAGNRNRLKSLTDKFRPIETFFKGETDLADTETINIAALLVDYKPRPFRVFVEKSKGITALQQDVTIPTKEEETPIVNDKIPQPKNKWKKNVGIGILAVTGLFSVGYTAKDLVVNDKECMQWQIDHYEYVDCNTNTIQGFLEIPIEPADENKAILKKIDVSEKTTFFVNDKPVIWYSKVDGIPEYFNTHGFHPITGKPLKPITKYMIDKWVKKKE, encoded by the coding sequence ATGACAACAAGAACTAAAAGTTTAGAAGCCTACAAAAAAGCCATTAGAGCGCAGTATGAAATTGAAAAGCAAGGGAAATATTCTAGTTTTTTAAGTAATCCATCTAGAGCCAAATTGAGACAATTGTGTGAAGAAAGATTAAAAGAAACACATGAAAAGGAAGATCGATTAAGTTTTAATTTGGTTTTTGGTTTTGAGTATGAAGCTGGTAATCGAAACAGACTAAAAAGCCTTACAGATAAATTTAGACCTATAGAAACTTTTTTTAAAGGGGAAACCGATTTAGCAGATACAGAAACAATAAATATTGCCGCTTTACTAGTAGATTATAAGCCTAGACCTTTTCGTGTTTTTGTCGAAAAATCAAAAGGCATAACAGCTTTACAACAAGATGTAACTATTCCTACTAAAGAGGAAGAAACACCAATTGTTAATGATAAAATACCTCAGCCAAAAAATAAATGGAAAAAGAATGTAGGAATAGGTATACTGGCAGTAACAGGATTATTTTCCGTGGGATATACCGCTAAAGATTTAGTTGTAAACGATAAAGAATGCATGCAATGGCAAATAGACCATTACGAATATGTGGATTGCAATACCAACACCATACAAGGATTTTTAGAAATTCCAATTGAACCAGCTGATGAAAATAAAGCAATACTTAAAAAAATAGATGTATCCGAAAAAACTACCTTTTTTGTAAATGACAAACCAGTAATTTGGTACTCTAAAGTGGATGGAATACCAGAATATTTTAACACACACGGCTTCCACCCCATTACAGGAAAACCTCTAAAACCAATCACTAAATACATGATTGATAAGTGGGTGAAAAAAAAGGAGTAA